DNA from Sulfurimonas xiamenensis:
TTTTGACTCCAGTGTCATAGATTTTATAAGCTCTACTACTTTTAAATGCTCTGGATGGATAGCGTAAGAAGCTAAGTCTTCTTTTGTCTCAAAGGTGGAGTAGAGCGAAAGGTCAAACGCACGATCGGAGTCGGTAAAATTCACACCTACTTCTATCGATTTCAACTCAGGAATCAACTTAGAGAGAGAATTAAGTTTCTCTGCTACCTCTTTTATATTTGACTT
Protein-coding regions in this window:
- a CDS encoding Dabb family protein; this encodes MIIHIVMFKFKEENKKSNIKEVAEKLNSLSKLIPELKSIEVGVNFTDSDRAFDLSLYSTFETKEDLASYAIHPEHLKVVELIKSMTLESKVVDYIL